A genomic stretch from Bradyrhizobium sp. 195 includes:
- a CDS encoding ABC transporter permease — protein MTDATLKDTARRRISLPAIPLSVGLAITWIVAMLMIAALAETIAPYGFTQLDLRNRLAAPGNAAHWLGTDELGRDVLSRLLVSIRISLLIAFGATAISAVVGTTLGFLAAHFRGAVEQLVLMLTDFQASMPFLIMALAVLAFFGNSLPLLIGLMGLFGWERYARIARGLAISANAQGYAAAVSQLGATPPRIYLRHILPNIASTLIVSTTLVFPEVILMESGLSFLGLGVQPPMTSLGNMVGYGREYLTRAPWIMLAPAMTIVVTTLAVSVIGDWLRDRLDPTLQ, from the coding sequence ATGACCGACGCGACGCTGAAGGATACCGCGCGCCGCCGCATCAGCCTCCCCGCGATCCCGCTCTCGGTCGGGCTCGCGATCACCTGGATCGTCGCGATGCTGATGATTGCGGCCCTTGCCGAGACGATCGCGCCTTACGGCTTCACCCAGCTCGATCTGCGCAACCGGCTCGCCGCGCCCGGCAATGCCGCGCATTGGCTCGGGACGGACGAGCTCGGCCGGGACGTGCTGTCGCGGCTGCTCGTCTCGATCCGCATCTCGCTGCTGATCGCGTTCGGCGCAACCGCGATCTCGGCCGTGGTCGGCACCACGCTCGGCTTCCTCGCCGCCCATTTCCGCGGCGCCGTCGAGCAGCTCGTGCTGATGCTGACCGACTTTCAGGCCAGCATGCCCTTCCTGATCATGGCCCTCGCTGTGCTCGCCTTCTTCGGCAATTCGCTGCCGCTCTTGATCGGCCTGATGGGGCTGTTCGGCTGGGAGCGCTACGCCCGCATCGCGCGGGGTCTTGCCATCTCGGCCAACGCGCAAGGCTACGCCGCCGCGGTCAGCCAGTTAGGCGCGACGCCGCCGCGGATCTACCTCCGGCACATCCTGCCCAACATCGCCTCGACCCTGATCGTCTCAACCACGCTGGTATTCCCCGAGGTGATCCTGATGGAATCGGGCCTGTCCTTCCTCGGCCTCGGCGTGCAGCCGCCGATGACCAGCCTCGGCAACATGGTCGGCTATGGCCGCGAATACCTCACCCGGGCGCCCTGGATCATGCTGGCCCCGGCCATGACCATCGTCGTGACCACACTGGCGGTGTCCGTGATCGGCGACTGGCTGCGCGACCGGCTGGATCCGACGCTGCAGTAG
- a CDS encoding ABC transporter ATP-binding protein: MSGPLVEVSAISRSYSMRSGMFGRSTAVHAVDGVSLTIAKGETLGLVGESGSGKSTTGRIVLGLEPPDCGEVRFEGEPMAAPGTPAWRAQRARMQMIFQDPLGALDRRLPVAEQIREPLDIHGVGTPTMREERVRELLRAVELTPAHGARYPGALSGGQRQRIVLARALATKPDFLVCDEPVSALDVSIQAQVVNLLCDLQAQLSLTLLFISHDLRVVRQISNVVAVMYLGRIVEIGSADDLFARPEHPYTQALVSASPAPGRRSAGRIVLAGDPPNPAARPQGCAFHPRCPRAVARCASEVPALSAVGGNRQVACHLVTGAETRDAA; encoded by the coding sequence ATGAGCGGGCCGCTCGTCGAGGTGTCCGCGATCTCACGCAGCTATTCCATGCGCTCCGGAATGTTCGGCCGGAGCACGGCCGTCCATGCCGTCGATGGTGTGTCGCTCACCATTGCCAAAGGCGAGACGTTGGGTCTCGTCGGCGAGTCCGGCTCGGGCAAGTCGACGACGGGGCGTATCGTGCTCGGCCTCGAGCCGCCCGATTGCGGCGAGGTGAGGTTCGAGGGCGAGCCGATGGCTGCGCCGGGCACGCCGGCATGGCGCGCGCAGCGGGCTCGCATGCAGATGATCTTTCAGGACCCGCTTGGCGCACTCGACCGGCGTTTGCCGGTCGCGGAGCAAATCCGCGAGCCCCTCGACATTCACGGCGTCGGCACGCCCACGATGCGCGAGGAGCGCGTCCGCGAACTCCTGCGCGCCGTCGAGCTGACACCGGCGCATGGCGCGCGCTATCCCGGCGCGCTCTCCGGCGGCCAGCGTCAGCGCATCGTGCTGGCACGCGCGCTCGCTACGAAACCCGATTTCCTGGTTTGCGACGAGCCGGTCAGCGCGCTCGACGTCTCGATCCAGGCGCAGGTCGTGAACCTGCTCTGCGATCTCCAGGCGCAATTGTCGCTGACGCTGCTGTTCATCAGCCACGATCTGCGCGTCGTCAGGCAGATCAGCAATGTCGTCGCCGTGATGTATCTCGGCCGCATCGTCGAGATCGGCAGCGCCGACGATCTGTTCGCGCGGCCGGAGCATCCGTATACGCAGGCGCTGGTCTCGGCCTCGCCCGCGCCGGGCCGCCGCAGTGCGGGCCGCATCGTGCTCGCGGGCGATCCGCCGAACCCGGCGGCGCGTCCCCAAGGCTGCGCCTTCCATCCGCGCTGCCCGCGCGCGGTTGCGCGCTGCGCGAGCGAGGTGCCGGCTCTCTCTGCTGTCGGCGGCAACAGGCAGGTCGCCTGTCACCTCGTCACCGGCGCCGAGACGCGGGACGCCGCCTGA
- a CDS encoding ABC transporter ATP-binding protein, with translation MTPLVSIRDLCVAFGGVPVLRRVDLALGKGEALGLVGESGSGKSVTWLAALGLLPRHAQISGSVRLEGHEILGAPAAELDHVRGGRIAMIFQDPASALNPVLTIRKQLCEALALHRDLQGNAVKAEARRLLDLVGIPDAGRRLEAYPHEFSGGQVQRIMIAMALAGNPDVLIADEPTTALDATIQAQILELLSTVRRELGMAMVLISHDLGVVAENCDRVAVIYAGRIVEEAPSNQLFADPVHPYAQGLIGALPPLDGPRRRLTAIPGTVPDPAHMPDGCAFAPRCTLASEPCGLAAPTLAPIANDRSVACIRAEASRRALLGIAAE, from the coding sequence GTGACACCGCTGGTCAGCATCCGGGACTTGTGCGTCGCCTTTGGCGGCGTGCCGGTCCTGCGCCGCGTCGATCTCGCTCTTGGCAAGGGCGAGGCCCTTGGCCTCGTCGGCGAGTCCGGATCGGGCAAGTCGGTGACGTGGCTTGCCGCGCTCGGGCTGCTGCCGCGCCATGCGCAAATCTCTGGCTCAGTGCGGCTCGAGGGGCACGAGATCCTCGGCGCGCCGGCCGCCGAGCTCGACCATGTCAGGGGCGGGCGCATCGCCATGATCTTCCAGGATCCGGCGAGCGCGCTCAATCCGGTGCTGACCATCCGCAAGCAGCTCTGCGAAGCGCTGGCGCTGCATCGGGATCTCCAAGGCAATGCAGTGAAGGCGGAAGCGCGACGGCTGCTCGATCTCGTCGGCATTCCCGACGCAGGCCGGCGGTTAGAGGCCTATCCGCACGAATTCTCCGGCGGCCAGGTTCAGCGCATCATGATCGCGATGGCGCTTGCTGGAAACCCTGATGTCTTGATTGCGGACGAGCCGACCACGGCGCTCGATGCCACCATCCAGGCGCAGATCCTGGAGCTGCTCTCGACGGTCCGCCGCGAGCTCGGCATGGCGATGGTGCTGATCAGCCACGATCTCGGCGTCGTCGCCGAGAACTGCGACCGCGTCGCCGTGATATATGCCGGCCGCATCGTCGAGGAAGCCCCCAGCAATCAGCTTTTCGCCGATCCCGTGCATCCCTATGCACAAGGTCTGATCGGCGCCCTGCCGCCGCTCGATGGCCCGCGCCGCCGGCTCACGGCCATTCCCGGCACCGTGCCAGATCCCGCGCACATGCCAGATGGCTGCGCCTTCGCGCCACGTTGCACCCTGGCGTCCGAGCCGTGCGGCCTTGCCGCGCCGACCCTGGCGCCGATCGCAAACGACCGCAGCGTTGCCTGCATCCGCGCCGAGGCCTCGCGCCGCGCGCTGCTCGGGATCGCCGCCGAATGA
- a CDS encoding ABC transporter permease codes for MGRYFAIRIGRAALTIVLVVTFAFVVLRLSGDPALMILGPEAPPEVLAAFRKAWGLDDPIWFQYLDYFGAIAKGELGRSMRDGRPAIELVLERIPATLALTLPAFAFKVALGVPAGIYAALHRGSGIDRAVMMTAVAGFTVPSFVLALLLVLVFAVQLGWLPSGGQDSWRHAILPIATLSLGGAAVLARFTRSAMLEVLGQPYIRTASAKGVPWRKVVTSHALPNAAIPTVTILGFMVGTLIAGAVVVESVFSWPGVGRLLVVAVANRDLAVVQCILLLVAMTMVTSNLIVDFLYGFLDPRLRAKGAHA; via the coding sequence ATGGGGCGCTATTTCGCCATCCGCATTGGACGCGCGGCGCTCACGATCGTGCTCGTCGTCACTTTCGCCTTCGTCGTGCTGCGGCTCTCCGGCGATCCCGCGCTGATGATCCTGGGACCGGAAGCGCCGCCGGAGGTGCTCGCGGCGTTCCGCAAGGCCTGGGGCCTCGATGATCCCATCTGGTTTCAGTATCTCGATTATTTCGGTGCCATCGCCAAGGGCGAACTCGGTCGCTCCATGCGCGATGGCCGCCCGGCGATCGAGCTGGTGCTGGAGCGGATCCCGGCGACGCTGGCGCTGACCTTGCCGGCCTTTGCGTTCAAGGTGGCGCTCGGCGTTCCCGCCGGCATCTACGCCGCGCTGCACCGGGGCTCGGGAATCGACCGCGCCGTGATGATGACGGCGGTTGCCGGCTTCACCGTGCCGAGCTTCGTGCTGGCGCTGTTGCTCGTGCTGGTGTTCGCCGTGCAGCTCGGCTGGCTGCCCTCGGGCGGGCAGGACAGCTGGCGCCACGCGATCCTTCCCATTGCGACGCTGAGCCTCGGCGGCGCGGCCGTACTGGCGCGCTTCACCCGCAGCGCGATGCTCGAGGTGCTGGGCCAGCCCTATATCCGCACCGCTTCGGCCAAGGGCGTGCCGTGGCGCAAGGTGGTGACGTCCCATGCGCTGCCGAACGCGGCGATCCCGACCGTGACCATTCTCGGCTTCATGGTGGGCACGCTGATCGCAGGCGCGGTCGTGGTCGAGAGCGTATTTTCCTGGCCCGGAGTAGGGCGCCTGCTCGTCGTCGCCGTCGCCAACCGCGACCTCGCCGTCGTGCAATGCATCCTGCTGCTCGTCGCCATGACCATGGTGACGTCCAATTTGATCGTCGATTTCCTCTACGGCTTCCTCGACCCGCGGCTGCGCGCGAAAGGAGCCCACGCATGA
- a CDS encoding sugar phosphate isomerase/epimerase family protein codes for MSKPVLGAALSIKSIPAHRDWLLERQRDLEIQDFFRADLLDSDWRSTAGEIKQMLSGHTGRLGIHGPFWGFKIDSHDPMIRQAVTKRLLQGLDAAEFLGATQMVIHSPFTTWDHNNLDLYPDNRGNLVERVKATLAEVIARAETIGCEVVIENIEDKDPRDRVRLAKALESSKVRVSLDTGHANYAHISTDAPPVDYYVETAGDMLTHVHLQDTDGFADRHWAPGEGNIPWIAVFRALGRLNSNPRLILELRNHDDVRAGAAHLAALGLAE; via the coding sequence ATGTCGAAGCCGGTGCTGGGTGCCGCATTGTCCATCAAATCGATCCCCGCGCATCGCGACTGGCTTCTCGAAAGGCAGCGTGATCTCGAAATCCAGGATTTCTTCCGCGCGGATCTGCTCGATAGCGATTGGCGCAGCACGGCTGGCGAGATCAAGCAGATGCTCTCAGGCCATACCGGCCGGCTCGGCATCCACGGTCCGTTCTGGGGTTTCAAGATCGACAGCCACGATCCCATGATCCGCCAGGCGGTGACCAAGCGCCTGCTTCAGGGCCTGGATGCCGCCGAGTTCCTCGGCGCGACGCAGATGGTGATCCACTCGCCGTTCACGACCTGGGACCACAACAATCTCGATCTCTATCCTGACAATCGCGGCAATCTCGTCGAACGCGTCAAGGCGACGCTTGCCGAGGTGATCGCGCGCGCGGAAACCATCGGCTGCGAGGTCGTCATCGAGAACATCGAGGACAAGGATCCGCGCGACCGGGTGCGCCTCGCCAAGGCGCTCGAAAGCAGCAAGGTCCGCGTCTCGCTCGACACCGGACACGCCAACTACGCCCACATCTCCACCGACGCGCCGCCGGTCGACTATTATGTCGAGACCGCCGGCGACATGCTGACCCATGTGCATCTGCAGGACACCGACGGCTTTGCCGACCGGCACTGGGCGCCCGGCGAAGGCAACATCCCCTGGATTGCCGTGTTCCGAGCGCTGGGACGGCTGAATTCCAACCCGCGGCTGATCCTCGAGCTTCGCAATCACGACGATGTCCGCGCCGGCGCAGCCCATCTCGCCGCGCTCGGTCTCGCCGAATAA
- the ilvD gene encoding dihydroxy-acid dehydratase: MPAYRSRTTTHGRNMAGARGLWRATGMKDGDFGKPIIAVVNSFTQFVPGHVHLKDLGQLVAREIEQAGGVAKEFNTIAVDDGIAMGHDGMLYSLPSRELIADSVEYMANAHCADGLVCISNCDKITPGMLMAALRLNIPAVFVSGGPMEAGKVKLQGKTKAVDLIDAMVAAADSKVSDEDVKVIERSACPTCGSCSGMFTANSMNCLTEALGLALPGNGTVVATHADRKRLFVEAGHTIVDLVRRYYEQDDASVLPRNVANFKAFENAMTLDIAMGGSTNTVLHLLAAAHEGQVEFTMKDIDRLSRRVPVLCKVAPSVADVHVEDVHRAGGIMGILGELDRAGLIDTSVSTVHAPTMNEALERWDIKRTKSETVRTFFRASPGGIPTQVAFSQERRYDELDADREKGVVRNLEHAFSKDGGLAVLYGNLAQDGCIVKTAGVDASILKFEGPARVFESQDAAVEGILGGKVVAGEIVVIIYEGPRGGPGMQEMLYPTSYLKSMGLGKACALVTDGRFSGGSSGLSIGHLSPEAAEGGNIGLVRTGDRIAIDIPNRSISLEVSDEELAKRRAAEEAKGDAAWQPAARKRNVSTALQAYAALTTSAARGAVREVKRRLR; this comes from the coding sequence ATGCCAGCCTATCGCTCCCGCACCACCACCCACGGCCGCAACATGGCGGGTGCCCGCGGCCTCTGGCGCGCGACGGGCATGAAGGACGGCGATTTCGGCAAGCCGATCATCGCCGTCGTCAACTCCTTCACCCAGTTCGTGCCCGGCCACGTCCACCTCAAGGACCTCGGCCAGCTCGTCGCCCGCGAGATCGAGCAGGCCGGCGGCGTCGCCAAGGAATTCAACACGATTGCAGTGGATGACGGCATCGCCATGGGCCATGACGGCATGCTCTACAGCCTGCCGTCGCGCGAGTTGATCGCCGACAGCGTCGAATACATGGCCAACGCGCACTGCGCCGACGGCCTCGTCTGCATCTCCAACTGCGACAAGATCACGCCCGGCATGCTGATGGCAGCGCTCAGGCTCAACATCCCCGCCGTGTTCGTCTCGGGCGGCCCGATGGAGGCCGGCAAGGTCAAGCTGCAGGGCAAGACCAAGGCGGTCGACCTCATCGACGCCATGGTGGCCGCGGCCGATTCCAAAGTCAGCGACGAGGACGTCAAGGTGATCGAGCGCTCGGCGTGCCCGACCTGCGGCTCATGCTCGGGCATGTTCACCGCCAACTCCATGAACTGCCTGACCGAGGCGCTTGGCCTCGCGCTGCCCGGCAACGGCACCGTCGTCGCGACCCATGCCGACCGCAAGCGCCTGTTCGTCGAGGCCGGTCACACCATCGTCGATCTCGTCCGCCGCTATTACGAGCAGGACGACGCATCCGTGCTGCCGCGCAACGTCGCGAATTTCAAGGCGTTCGAGAACGCGATGACGCTCGACATCGCCATGGGCGGCTCGACCAACACCGTGCTGCATCTGCTCGCCGCCGCCCATGAAGGGCAGGTCGAGTTCACCATGAAGGACATCGACCGGCTGTCGCGCCGCGTGCCCGTGCTGTGCAAGGTCGCGCCGTCGGTAGCCGACGTTCACGTCGAGGACGTGCATCGCGCCGGCGGCATCATGGGCATTCTGGGCGAGCTCGACCGCGCCGGCCTAATCGACACCTCGGTCTCGACCGTGCACGCGCCGACCATGAACGAGGCGCTGGAGCGCTGGGACATCAAGCGGACCAAGAGCGAGACGGTCCGCACTTTCTTCCGCGCCTCGCCCGGCGGCATCCCGACCCAGGTCGCCTTCAGCCAGGAGCGTCGCTACGACGAGCTCGACGCCGACCGCGAGAAGGGCGTCGTGCGCAACCTCGAGCACGCCTTCAGCAAGGACGGCGGGCTTGCCGTGCTCTACGGCAACCTCGCGCAGGACGGCTGCATCGTGAAGACCGCGGGCGTCGATGCCTCGATCCTGAAATTCGAAGGCCCCGCGCGCGTGTTCGAAAGCCAGGACGCCGCCGTTGAGGGCATTCTGGGCGGCAAGGTGGTCGCCGGCGAGATCGTGGTCATCATCTACGAAGGCCCGCGCGGCGGCCCCGGCATGCAGGAGATGCTATATCCGACGAGCTATTTGAAATCGATGGGCCTCGGCAAAGCTTGCGCGCTCGTCACCGACGGACGTTTCTCCGGGGGCTCCTCGGGCCTGTCGATCGGCCATCTGTCGCCGGAAGCGGCCGAAGGCGGCAACATCGGTCTGGTCCGCACCGGCGATCGCATCGCGATCGACATCCCGAACCGCAGCATCAGCCTGGAGGTCTCCGACGAGGAGCTAGCCAAGCGCCGCGCCGCGGAAGAGGCGAAGGGCGACGCCGCCTGGCAGCCGGCTGCGCGCAAGCGCAACGTCTCGACCGCGCTGCAGGCCTACGCCGCGCTCACCACCAGCGCCGCGCGCGGCGCGGTGCGCGAGGTGAAGCGGCGCTTGAGATAG
- a CDS encoding ABC transporter substrate-binding protein, which produces MSKFTRRTILKSGGAAAGTLLLPRFAIAQGDNRPSVTIAVQKVTNANVLDVLREQSNVGERVFFSSIWEGLISKNWRGNLEAVPGLATEWRRIDDQTVELKLRQGVKFHNGDELTAEDVVFTFSRERMFGETEAKSRSTIQAFEKIPTPRPGKELPPDVPAVARRIWPDLVRVDAVDKYTVRFYNATPDVTIEGRLMRYGSDIMNRRAWEESASYLDWARKPVTTGPYRVVELKPDVSLTLEAHDEYWGGRPPLKRIRFLEVPEVASRINGLLSGEYQFACDIPPDQIAGIEKNAAFEVQGGTILNHRLTVFDKNHAVLENPLVRRAFTHAIDRQAIVDSLWAGRTRVPKGLQWEFYGDMFNADWSVPAYDPKLAQDLLKQANYKGDPIPYRLLNNYYTNQVATAQVLVEMWKSVGLNVQIETKENWSQIMERAPTRAVRDWSNSAAFNDPVSSLVAQHGPNGQQQQIGEWTNVELNKLSEFLETSTDRPARKKAFRRMLEIAEREDPAYTVLHQNATFTAKPKSIKWKASPAFAMDFRAGNFEA; this is translated from the coding sequence ATGAGCAAATTTACCCGTCGAACCATCCTGAAATCCGGCGGCGCGGCCGCAGGCACATTGCTCCTGCCGCGCTTTGCCATCGCGCAGGGCGACAATCGTCCGTCGGTGACGATCGCCGTGCAGAAGGTGACGAACGCCAATGTGCTCGACGTGTTGCGCGAGCAGTCCAATGTCGGCGAGCGCGTGTTCTTCTCCTCGATCTGGGAAGGCCTGATTTCCAAGAACTGGCGCGGCAACCTCGAGGCCGTGCCGGGCCTTGCCACCGAATGGCGCCGCATCGACGACCAGACCGTCGAGCTGAAGCTGCGCCAGGGCGTCAAGTTCCACAATGGCGACGAGCTCACGGCCGAAGACGTCGTCTTCACCTTCAGCCGCGAACGCATGTTCGGTGAGACCGAGGCCAAGAGCCGCTCCACGATCCAGGCCTTCGAGAAGATCCCGACGCCGCGTCCGGGCAAGGAATTGCCGCCTGATGTGCCCGCCGTCGCCCGCCGCATCTGGCCCGACCTCGTCCGCGTCGATGCCGTCGATAAATATACCGTGCGCTTCTACAACGCGACGCCCGACGTCACGATCGAGGGCCGCTTGATGCGCTACGGCTCCGACATCATGAACCGCCGCGCCTGGGAAGAATCCGCAAGCTATCTCGACTGGGCGCGCAAGCCTGTCACCACCGGTCCCTACAGGGTTGTCGAGCTCAAGCCCGACGTGTCGCTGACGCTGGAAGCCCATGACGAATATTGGGGCGGCCGCCCGCCGCTCAAGCGCATCCGCTTCCTCGAAGTGCCCGAGGTCGCGAGCCGCATCAACGGGCTGCTGTCGGGCGAATACCAGTTCGCCTGCGACATCCCGCCGGACCAGATCGCCGGCATCGAGAAGAATGCCGCGTTCGAAGTACAGGGCGGCACCATCCTTAATCACCGCCTGACCGTGTTCGACAAGAACCACGCCGTGCTCGAGAATCCGCTTGTCAGGCGCGCTTTCACCCATGCGATCGACCGCCAGGCCATCGTCGACAGCCTGTGGGCCGGCCGCACCCGCGTGCCGAAGGGGCTTCAGTGGGAATTCTACGGCGACATGTTCAACGCCGATTGGAGCGTGCCGGCGTACGATCCCAAGCTCGCGCAGGATCTGCTCAAGCAGGCCAATTACAAGGGCGATCCGATCCCCTATCGCCTGCTCAACAATTACTACACCAACCAGGTCGCGACCGCGCAGGTGCTGGTCGAAATGTGGAAGTCGGTCGGCCTCAACGTGCAGATCGAGACCAAGGAGAACTGGTCGCAGATCATGGAGCGGGCGCCGACCCGCGCGGTGCGCGACTGGTCGAACTCGGCCGCCTTCAACGATCCCGTATCCTCGCTGGTCGCCCAGCACGGGCCGAACGGCCAGCAGCAGCAGATCGGCGAGTGGACCAATGTCGAGCTGAACAAGCTCTCGGAGTTCCTGGAGACCTCGACCGACCGGCCTGCGCGCAAGAAGGCGTTCCGCCGCATGCTGGAGATCGCCGAACGCGAAGACCCCGCCTACACGGTGCTGCACCAGAACGCGACCTTCACGGCCAAGCCGAAATCGATCAAGTGGAAGGCATCGCCCGCCTTCGCGATGGATTTCCGCGCCGGCAATTTCGAGGCGTAA
- a CDS encoding DUF1236 domain-containing protein: MRKHLMLSTAAIGLMLASGFAYAQAPGERRDEPRRTEEPAKGAAPQRGGAQERVQERAQGAQERLQGAGREEKGGAAKQEANDGKRQPANAAERNQPKARDQAQESREPARDRNREAESAKPGRDSKSSAETKQDKSAPQKSTAESEKSKTGPAGQQNERTGATANQNERNQAQPPRNAAEQQPAQQNNRPATATDTGRTAPTNNAQTAPGTSGTQTNQANQTTQTNTQVNQQTQVTSEKQVRISETVSRARLAQPERNLNISIRVGETIPSRVRLHRLPPEIVSIEPEYRDYEYFATDDEVVIVEPRSHRIVSQVPRDPSRARAQMGGGASSTSMAAAGGSNVNCQIMRRDASGNVAQAEPSTVGSTARTDSVSVIVQMPGGGSSAPIVLGAPAGNIVVATQGQGDCTVTLEPQTR; this comes from the coding sequence AGAGACGAGCCGAGACGGACCGAGGAGCCGGCGAAAGGCGCCGCGCCGCAGCGCGGCGGCGCCCAAGAACGTGTTCAAGAGCGCGCGCAGGGGGCCCAGGAGCGACTGCAGGGTGCCGGCCGAGAAGAGAAGGGCGGCGCGGCCAAGCAGGAGGCGAATGACGGCAAGCGCCAGCCTGCCAATGCTGCCGAGCGCAACCAGCCGAAGGCTAGGGATCAGGCACAAGAATCGCGCGAGCCTGCGCGCGATCGCAACCGTGAAGCCGAGAGCGCGAAACCGGGACGCGACAGCAAGAGCAGCGCTGAGACGAAGCAGGACAAGTCAGCGCCGCAGAAATCAACGGCCGAGTCCGAGAAGTCCAAGACCGGCCCGGCTGGCCAGCAGAACGAGCGCACTGGGGCAACTGCCAACCAGAACGAGCGCAACCAGGCCCAGCCGCCACGCAATGCGGCCGAGCAACAGCCGGCGCAGCAGAACAACAGGCCGGCCACCGCGACGGATACGGGCCGGACGGCTCCGACCAACAATGCGCAGACCGCGCCTGGCACTTCGGGCACGCAGACCAATCAGGCCAATCAGACCACGCAGACCAACACGCAGGTCAATCAGCAGACCCAGGTGACATCCGAGAAGCAGGTGCGGATCTCTGAAACGGTCAGCCGCGCACGCCTGGCGCAGCCGGAGCGCAATCTGAACATCTCGATCCGGGTCGGCGAGACGATTCCCTCGCGGGTGCGTCTCCATCGTCTTCCGCCCGAGATCGTCTCGATTGAGCCGGAATATCGGGACTACGAGTACTTCGCGACGGATGACGAGGTCGTCATTGTGGAGCCGCGCTCGCATCGCATCGTCAGCCAGGTGCCCCGCGATCCGTCGCGGGCCCGCGCACAAATGGGCGGCGGCGCGTCGTCGACGAGCATGGCGGCAGCCGGTGGGAGCAATGTGAACTGCCAGATCATGCGGCGTGACGCCTCGGGCAATGTGGCCCAGGCAGAGCCCTCGACTGTGGGATCGACCGCGCGCACCGATTCCGTGAGCGTGATTGTCCAGATGCCCGGCGGCGGCTCGTCCGCGCCGATCGTCCTCGGCGCTCCCGCGGGCAATATCGTGGTCGCAACGCAAGGGCAGGGCGACTGCACGGTCACACTCGAGCCGCAGACACGCTAA